GGCGACTCGGCGAGCAGACGAGCAGGCGGCCTGGCTCGGGCGGGAAGAGGTAGGGTAGGTCGGCCAGCAggccaggaggaggagcgggtcGGCGAGCAGACGGGCAGGTGCTATAGCTCGACAGGCGGGAAGAGGCGGGGCGAGTCCGCTAGGAAGCGGAGCGACTCAATGAGAAGACGGACAGGCAGCGTGTCTCGACGGGTGTGAAGAGGCCCGGGGGGCGGAGTGACTCAGTGGGTGGGGGGCTCGATGTTCAGGCAAGCCGCTCGGCGGGGGAGCTGGTGGGGCGGCTTGCTGGGCGGGGCTGGTCGGCGAGCAGGAGGGCAGACAGTGCGGCTCGATGGACAGGAAGGGGCGTGACGGGTCGGTGAGCAGGCCTGCAGGCAAGTGAGGCAAGTGGGTCGGCAAGCACATTGTTGCATGGGGCAGACGCTCAGTGAGATGTCTTGCTCCTTGCGCCTGCAATTCATCCACGAATTTGACACTAAAATTCTTTAATTGCATAATACAGTAAATTTGTAGCTTGTGAAAAATGGAAAATATGGAGAACTACTTTGTGAACTTGATGAATGAGAGCAACAATCTTGATGACCTTGAACTGTGTAGTACAATCGGAGAGTAAGAGTCCCCGATTGAATATGCATCTCCCCCCATTAGAAAGAGTCAAAAAAGATCAATCAATTACAGTGAGAAGGAAGACGAGACGTTGGTGTTGGCATGGCAAAATATTAGTCTAGATGCAATCCATGGCAATGAGCAATCTTGTGCAACTTATATAGAATTCATGCTTGCTTACATAAGCACAAGGAGTATGAGTCTGACTGTAATGTAAGTTTCCTCACTCATCGTTGGTCTACCATTCAAGAGTGTGTTAACAATTTCGTCAGATGCTATGAGCAAATTGAGCGTAAGTGACAAAGTGAGGTGATATTGCAAAATATTCATATCTCTGTATTTTGCTTGTAAATTTATATATTGGGTAAATTTATATGTTGGCAATATGTTTAACAGAATATATGCACTTGCACAGATTGTACAGGTATATGCTTTGTACAAGGAAAAAGACAAGCAACATATGTCCTTCCAAATGCTGCACTCTTGGAATTTGTTGAAGCACAATAAAAATTGGATTAGTAGGGCATCTGAGATGAttgcaaaaaaacaaaagataacTACCAAGTTCATCTTCTGGTACATCTTCTCCTAGTACCAACTCAAATAGTTGTGAAGGCCACCATGATGCACTAGATCTTGAGAATGAGTATGTGATTATGAGAAGACCAACTGGCAGGAAAGCAGAGAAAAAAATTACGATGAGGtagtgataacttgtacaagGAAGGTCTAGATCATTTATGTGCAAAGAAGGTAGATGCGGGGCcgtgaaagagaagaaaaaagaagagcgCTATGAACGAGCATATGCGCTAGAACAAGAGAGGTTGGCAATTGAAGGGAGAGCCTATGAACTTGATAAAGAGAATATTGCAATTGAGGCAAGAAAGcttgaggtagagagacaagcGATAGAACTCAAGAGAATTAAGGAGGAGGCGACAATTATGTTTATGGATCTTAGTGGCATGATTGATGCGCAAAAAACAATACTACATGAGCCTGCAGAATGAGATCCTAACTCGACGAGCCCGTACCTCTAGTTGAGTAGTTGTTGTAATGTAATATTTTGTAAACTACTATGTTTGGCACTTATCTACTATTTTCTATGAAAGTGGCATGAACACTTGTTGTAATGTTTTAATATTTTACAAACTATTAAATGTGGCACTCATATGTTAGCTTTTGTGAAACCAACAGAAACAAACATATTAGGAATAGTTCCCATTATTACATATGCGGCATACAAGATCAATGAAACTGCTAAAATAGCCCAACACAATTTCAATAAAATACATCCCACCATGATGTTGCCACATGTGCTCGACTAAATCATCTTGTAGTTGACAGTGAGTCTGCTTGTTTCTAATGCTATGATGAATTTGAATAAACTCTTCCAGTTCGGAAGTAGGAGCATGGGAGGGCCTGACAGTGTCTCCAATAGCTTCGTACTAGAAGTCTTCATCATCATGTCGCTCGTCTTCAATtatcatattatgcatgatgaACAAGCGGTCATAATTTCCCACAGTATGTCATTATCCCAAAATCTAGCTGGTCCACGAACAACGGAGAAACGAGATTGGAGAACTCCAAAGGCTCGTTCAACATCCTTTCTACCTACCTCTTGAGCCTGTGCGAAATGTTTTTGCTTGTTTCCTCGTGGGGATTGTATTGTCTTCACTAATGTGGTGCATTGCGGACATATGTCATCTGTAAGGTAATATCTCATTGTATATTTGTTGTCATTGATGGTATAATTTACCTGTGGAGCTTACCTTTCAGCAAGTCTGGCAAGGAGTGGGGAACGTTGAAGAACATTTATATCATTATGAGACATTGGTAAACCAAAGAAGGCATACCAAATTCAAAGATCGTGTAAAGCAACATCTTCTAGAATGATTGTGGGGGTCATGCACATAGCTACTTTATTGACCTTGCCATGTCATAGGATAATTTCTTCACTTCGAATGCATGCAATCTAAGGACCCTAGGATTCCTGTAAAACCTTTTGCCTCTCCAATTGCAAGTAACCTAACGGTATCATTCGCATTTGGTTGTCTCAAATATTCATCTCCAGAGACTTCAACAATAGTTTTCACGAACCTTTTTAGACTCTATATGACAGTACTTTCTCCAATGCTAACATAATCATCAGTAGCATCTGCTGGTACTCCATAAGCTATCATTCTAAATTCTGTGCTAATCTTCTATATAGAAGATAGCCCAAGATGTCTAGCAGCATTTCTTTTCTGAACAAAATAGTCATCGTGGGCTTCTCCATCATTCACTAAGCGCAAGAATAGAGAACGTGACATTTTAAACCTGTGCGAAAAAGAATAATAATTTATAACAAGAGATCAACGATAAAGGCGAAGAAAACATATGGCCTAGTTATAAACCTTCGTCTGAAGAAAGTTGGACTGTAGGTAGGAGCATCTGAAAAGTAGTCGTTGTATAGTCTCGAATGCCCTGCTTTCCTATTGCAATGAACTTCTTGATGGCTAGGCATAGAACCGCTATGTTGTGGGGCATTCAAAAGCTTATATTGATTGTGTGTTGTGTGTGTGGCAACAATAATGAGTctgtcatcgtcatcatcatcagacGACGACTCTAATGCCTGATGCGAGGAAGCTGCGACAACTCATTTTAGTGTGGTGGAGGAGAGGCACCAAAAACAGATAATATATAGAAGTTCAAAATATTGCCGTTAGAGAAATAACCATTTGAAAAGGAGCCGTTTGAAATGTAGTTGTTTGAATATTCGTCGTTTGAATTTTTGCTGTTTAAATTATAGCTACTGgatataaataaaatagagGATTCTAAGATATAAGGGATGGGTTTTAAGAAGTTGGTGGAGATTGAAGAGATATATGGCTTGAATTTTTTTGGAACATTTTGTATATAGGAGATATAAGAAATTTGATTTAAGTAAGCTGCAAGAGTTGCTCTAATAAATCGTAAGCAGCCAACAAACGGAATGGCTAGATGGCAGGtaggattaaaatttcatcaaaatttaggAATTTTTCTTTCACTAACACATGGAACTAACGGAgcagagaataaaaaataatcaaaattttaatgaAACTTTGTGAATTTTAATCTTTTCGCTGATGaacgaaaaaaatataaaacaaaattaaagtCCCTGCCAGACTGGGCAGCTTAGCTTAGCTTAACTGGTTATCGTAACCTTGAACCAAACGCAGCCTTAAAAAAAGGTTGTTTCCACAAGCATCAGTTGCACAAGTTTGCAACAAGCTACATGTATCTCTTGCGTCCAAGGCTGCTGCAGGTTTTGCTGGACCTTTATTAGCTAGTGATGATCACCGTGCATGATTAACGTACGCACGCATGACAAGCAATGGCCATTTGGCTGGAGTGCCTTGGACAGATGTACGTAGCTCCGTGAGTAGATCCTGGGCAACCACCGCATGACTTGTACTCCTTCTCTATGGGAAACTGAAGGTCTTATAAATTAATCTGcttttaaggacatgcatgcTGATGTTTGCAATCAACTGTGAAAGCCAAAAAGGAGCATCTTCTTTCACAAAAAGTTCCTTTTCTCAAGTACCGGGCTTGTCGCTCCTTTGGGGTGTTTTCCCCCcttaaaaaaacacaaatattattCTTTCTTTCGCAAAAGAACAAACATTGAATCGTGGAATGAAGCATATGCTTTAGGAAACCAAAGTAGCATGAATCAAATCGTCCAGGGAGCGGATGCTTTAGGGATCAAAAACAGAATCAACATCCTCGTACGACGAAGTGATCAGGAGGTGATTACAATATGTGTTGGAGATGATCTCCCATATCCCTTCAGATGGTAAATCGAAGTTCACCGGTGGCTGAGTACCGATGGATGTTGCAGTTGTGTTTTAGGTAAAGCAGGCGAAGGCTATGACGGATCTTCGGTTGGAGGCCGAAGGTTGATCTGCGACTTCCCCGCCTGTGTAGGTAAAGGCTAtggcgggccttcggtcggaggccgaaggttgatCAGCAATTTCACCCACCCgtgcaggcgaaggctctggcgtgCCTTCGACTGGAGGTCAAATGTCAACCCACGGCGCCGGAGAGTAGGAGTGAAGGTCGTGGTGAACCTTCGGTTGGAGGTCGGAGAGAGACTCGTGGCGCAGTCACGAGACTGGCCGAAGGTGCCCAATGGACGTCGAAGCCTATATAGTCGCTCAGGGCACAGTTGTAATTATACAAATGTACTTGATTGCATCACaatacccccgaatatgccgagaatgtgACAGTTGAGGGGATAAAACTGTAAATACTAGCGTGAAGTGGTTAAGTACGAGTTATAAATAGAAACATACCGTACCTGAGATGACagaggaattaagattattCATCTTCTAAACACGTATCACATCCAGGAGCCTTCAGCTTTCTATCGGAGTGAAAGTTTTTCTTATTCGAGATCTTAGTTTCAACAGTTGACGTCGATCGTAGAGATCAAACCCACGACCAAATGGTCCCAGTTGGGCCCTTGCCAGAGTGAGGTAGCTGGGTGTATCAGCACGGGTACGGCCCGATCATCAACCTTCGTTGCTGCCAGTGATCTCCATGTAGAAAGAGATAGGAAGATGCCTCTAGTATTACCACTTCGGAACTAATACTCACGATATAATACAATGGCAGcttatataaatacatatatctatatatatgtatatatatatatattatcggCCATCGTGCATTTTCGCCAGATAAAGGAAGAAACGTCCCAGCTTGTGAGTGCACACCAGAAGTGCGCCGTACGTACGTGACTCGTCAATTGGCAAGTGCCCGACACGGCGATGCCGCATCTAGAGTGCGTAGGCCCTGTCAACGCCATGAACACACCTAAAGGACCGAGGCGATGAAACCCGAGGAGTCATCATCAAGCAGGGAGAGTGTCCTGTCCTGTCACGCTAGATACCACGCTACGTACCAACTCCAACTCTTGGCCGGAACAAACAGGTCTACCGAATACACACACGACGCGTCATCTATAGATACCCCACCAAACACACCGCCTGGCGCCTGCACACACCCAACCCCTGCAGTTGTTTTCGCCTCAAAGTAACGGCATGACTGCCGGTAATCGCGCGCGCGACATGACTGTGGtcgacggcgacgacggcgaggcgGCGCCCGGGAGCGGGCAGACGGTGTGCGTGACCGGCGCCGGCGGGTACATCGGGTCGTGGATCGTCAAGCTCCTCCTGGAGCGGGGCTACACCGTCAGAGGCACCGTGCGCAACCCTGGTACGTACGCGCTAGCTAGTTCTGACTGGTAGACAGATGGCGCTAGAGATGGATCTTGATTGGTCTCTTATTCTGTTTGATGAGACAGATGACGCGAAGAACGCGCACCTGAGGGCACTCCCCGGCGCGGCGGAGAGGCTGGCCCTGTGCAGGGCCGACCTGCTCGACAGCGACGCGCTGCGGGCGGCCATCGCCGGCTGCCACGGCGTGTTCCACACCGCGTCGCCGGTAACCGACGATCCGGTACGCGTAACGTAACCCGGACTGTAAGGACGGTTTGTACTCTAGTTGGGTCCATGATGTAGTTCACGGACGTTTGATAGGATGATCTAAAAACCACTGCAATTCGTGACCATATGAACGCAGTTTTTCCCCTAAGGGGATGTCTCCTGCACTCTGTGTTGTTGAATCTGCTCTGAGATCAGAGAATCTTTGTCTCTCTTGCTCTGCACGAATCTCGGAACAGATCCGACAATGCAGAGTGTAGGAGAACACCCTCTTAAGTGGAAAATTTACTTtgtcataaccataaccatcataaactagattaaaaaattaagtgATCATATAGAGAAATATTGGAAATTTATAGTTGTGTACACCATAATGTCTTGTCGTCTTGACTCTTGCTAGTGCATAGGGCGACAAATTGTATTTTGATTGCCTAAGAAAAGCCTGGAAATTGCAATAAACCAGCGTGTCATATATCTGATCAGACTCGAATTATCCTTATTAGGGCAAGTATATTGGTACACGTTAGTTGTCTCATAAGTCATCTAATGCAATGTCACCTAGGATTCTAGGTGGTGTGGAGGAAAAAGAGGGATGTGAGAGACATAAGCTAAAATTTAAGTTTATACTATTATAACAGTTATCATTGCTATACAACTCACAATATTTATTTGTTCCATGCACAAATTATATAATTACTATGAGATAGCTAAAAAGACAATCTATTATAGGAGTTATCTTATAAATTGTCTCAAGATTATATGCCAACGTATAAGTAGGCTATAAGAAGGCACAAATATACTTGCCCTTAATTAAATATCACTAGTTGGCAGCCAGCTGCAAACAACTTGTCTTAtgctaaatttgaaaaaaaaaaatgtttcctGCCGAATTCATGTATTCCAACGCTACATTCCGGGGACGATGAGATTGCTTGTACATATATAGGCCCACTCCTCAGTGACCTTTATCACATGGCGTGCTTGCACGAAGGCATTAGTGGagtgacatttttttttacGCGCAGGAGGAGATGATGGAGCCGGCGGTGAGGGGGACGCGTTATGTCATCGACGCCGTGGCGGAGGCCGGCACGGTCCGACGCGTCGTGCTGACGTCGTCGATCGGCGCGGTCGCTATGGACCCCAACCGCGCGCCGGACGCCGTGGTCGACGAGTCGTGCTGGAGCGACCTCGAGTTCTGCAAGAAGACCAAGGTACTCATCATAGCTATTAATGATGGACGCCATTGGTTCACATGCATGTGCTTAAGATTGCCGCTGTGGTGTCAGAACTGGTATTGCTATGGGAAGACGGTGGCGGAGCAGGCGGCGTgggaggccgcggcggcgcgcgggGTGGACCTGGTGGTGGTGACCCCGGTGCTGGTGCAGGGCCCGGCGCTGCAGCCGGCGGTGAACGCGAGCCTGATGCACGTGCTCAAGTACCTCAACGGGTCGGCCAAGACGTACGCCAACGCCGTGCAGGCGTACGTCCACGTCCGCGACACCGCCGACGCGCACGTCCGCGTCTTCGAGGCGCCCGGCGCCGCCGGGCGCTACATCTGCGCCGACGCCGTGCTCCACCGCGAGGACGTCGTCAGGATCCTCCACAA
The sequence above is drawn from the Phragmites australis chromosome 10, lpPhrAust1.1, whole genome shotgun sequence genome and encodes:
- the LOC133930736 gene encoding cinnamoyl-CoA reductase 1-like; its protein translation is MTAGNRARDMTVVDGDDGEAAPGSGQTVCVTGAGGYIGSWIVKLLLERGYTVRGTVRNPDDAKNAHLRALPGAAERLALCRADLLDSDALRAAIAGCHGVFHTASPVTDDPEEMMEPAVRGTRYVIDAVAEAGTVRRVVLTSSIGAVAMDPNRAPDAVVDESCWSDLEFCKKTKNWYCYGKTVAEQAAWEAAAARGVDLVVVTPVLVQGPALQPAVNASLMHVLKYLNGSAKTYANAVQAYVHVRDTADAHVRVFEAPGAAGRYICADAVLHREDVVRILHKFFPDYPVPERCSDEVNPRKQPYKISNQRLRDLGLEFTPAAQCLYDTVISFQEKGILPVPAPSSPRP